A window of the Eremothecium cymbalariae DBVPG#7215 chromosome 5, complete sequence genome harbors these coding sequences:
- the SNU56 gene encoding Snu56p (similar to Ashbya gossypii ABL114W): protein MQSRKRSKVLEISQAPTKKHRYNDSASSVRQKIWKCLPRLSEREMDIENTIKHSHLFIKLTSNERDYLQSILKGIKDVIDDSKYTFHSECVELKNFHITDCCVLLPFFMINLNKFWNKSNDSDSCSITKPFYVRCSVYVFKSCQILQIPVFNKKTTFHNHLAHVSGVPGFKQIEFQSADLKDLMGGIVHQISNWKFHPSKTPVHKRFIAALSNQNNVLRSVIEELPIYVNLIDMDLVAKVNIPAIERSKKNMEDYAIKLQEYNNKVSVKDIKPTDETKTQKDTVKSSKYSNLMQQKHTTSRYQGTSKRHTPTPNAMSSQDKRTTHHYASSEDIKSYCMATIKATIDVVSSKSAYQITRAYVKYPRTCIDSLYQKLAELRNESNCNIVILNIQTVHESTAWFENLNTEEYASIVPPPSAVRVISIGGVGENCKRALRLLQNFLENISSYPKPSIHA, encoded by the coding sequence ATGCAATCAAGAAAGAGAAGTAAAGTATTAGAGATATCGCAAGCACCAACAAAGAAACACAGATATAATGATTCTGCATCAAGTGTTCGccaaaaaatttggaagtGTCTTCCTAGATTAAGTGAACGGGAAATGGACATCGAAAATACTATAAAACATAGTCATCTTTTTATTAAGTTAACGTCAAATGAGAGAGATTATCTTCAGTCAATTTTAAAGGGTATTAAGGATGTGATAGATGATAGTAAGTATACATTCCACTCAGAGTGCGttgaattgaagaatttcCATATTACAGATTGTTGTGTTTTGTTGCCATTCTTCATGATTAATTTGAACAAGTTTTGGAACAAATCAAACGACAGTGATAGTTGTAGTATCACAAAGCCGTTCTATGTTCGGTGTTCAGTTTATGTGTTTAAGTCCTGCCAAATATTGCAGATACCAGTCTtcaacaagaaaacaactttCCATAACCATTTGGCCCATGTATCAGGTGTTCCTGGcttcaaacaaattgaatttCAATCTGCAGACCTCAAAGATTTAATGGGGGGGATTGTGCATCAAATCTCTAATTGGAAGTTTCATCCAAGCAAGACGCCTGTTCACAAGAGATTCATTGCCGCCCTTTCTAACCAAAATAATGTGCTCCGCAGTGTAATTGAAGAACTCCCCATCTATGTCAATTTGATTGACATGGACCTGGTTGCTAAGGTAAATATCCCAGCAATAGAAAGAAGTAAAAAGAATATGGAAGATTACGCGATTAAACTGCAGGAATACAACAATAAGGTATCAGTCAAAGATATTAAGCCCACGGATGAGACCAAGACTCAAAAGGATACAGTGAAATCGtctaaatattcaaatttgATGCAGCAGAAACACACCACTTCCAGATACCAAGGGACTTCAAAACGACATACGCCTACCCCAAATGCCATGTCCTCGCAAGATAAAAGAACTACCCACCACTATGCCTCCTCAGAAGATATCAAATCCTACTGTATGGCCACAATAAAAGCCACTATTGACGTCGTATCGTCTAAATCAGCCTACCAAATAACTAGAGCTTATGTGAAATACCCCAGAACTTGCATAGATTCATTATACCAGAAACTTGCTGAACTACGAAATGAATCAAACTGTAACATTGTAATCCTAAATATTCAGACAGTACACGAATCCACTGCATGGTTTGAAAACTTAAACACCGAGGAATATGCCTCTATTGTGCCACCTCCAAGTGCCGTAAGAGTTATCAGCATCGGCGGTGTGGGTGAAAATTGCAAGCGAGCATTACGATTATTGCAAAACTTTCTAGagaatatttcttcatACCCTAAGCCCAGTATACATGCTTGA
- a CDS encoding uncharacterized protein (similar to Ashbya gossypii ABL113W), which produces MNNEYKKKPDFMLGSNHKKSSSNPVFTGNFPKQVNGQIMVSPPRKPRPFSSIDDPRLLNARHLTGQQQIEGESSGVRSTNSESEVSKDFYSNTLPFLISSKFPHPRPRQLSMYLVFGSKIPEGDEAAHKYRSFHQEETTKTVEVPRKKLYVSEPTRKGRRHRSEVDELVDHLDMYINAAKENAIKESAVTNNATDALENGSPLTPNMTESTRSSIADASLAAVTPLGISNKSPVNFFRSGSQGSPCRLQGNSTTDAEDEMESPNDRFSFVTSGISINEVPYLTYDSGTGSIPLLTQLNTSDNSKIKHGGLHLEDSPSPRQFRVVNEDKPSFYLQDTTTEEEESSAHVSEPALRDSNSEFDDRSRYSSSFGQSMTPTQSLAEYGNGLRDLEEDHHLTHTLTGRMPQRSRMASTDRHLDKNVRLVSSYVEELRLKYFPTSNSLQPPAILPIALKTKNNLEQPQNIKVRIRTSSKQIGIKHGKAKQKLLSLETANEDDDILLSRVDHTREFQELLGKESISNEDQPLPYDIPGDEAYDSDDVMAPLKERKDDYLHRATTSLKRTDTVTSYFTKNVCRFLSDSNAEEGYDTADHSTHTNSSLPTVVHSTSNLDVSTSKKPHRPRPDSADYSYYQVASGLKVTNPDLDSE; this is translated from the coding sequence ATGAATAATGAATACAAGAAGAAGCCAGACTTCATGCTTGGCTCGAACCACAAGAAATCTTCTAGTAACCCGGTGTTCACAGGTAATTTCCCTAAACAAGTAAACGGTCAAATAATGGTGTCTCCCCCGCGCAAACCAAGACCTTTCAGCAGTATTGACGATCCAAGATTGCTAAATGCCCGGCATCTGACAGGTCAACAACAGATTGAGGGAGAGTCCTCTGGCGTTCGGTCTACTAACAGCGAGTCCGAAGTTAGCAAAGACTTTTATTCGAATACTCTTCCCTTTTTAATATCGAGTAAATTCCCTCATCCAAGACCCAGACAACTTTCTATGTATTTAGTTTTTGGTTCGAAGATTCCTGAGGGTGATGAAGCAGCGCACAAATATCGATCGTTTCACCAAGAGGAAACGACCAAGACGGTGGAAGTTCCACGGAAGAAATTGTATGTATCGGAGCCCACGAGGAAGGGCAGGAGACATCGTTCAGAAGTGGATGAGCTAGTGGATCATTTAGATATGTACATCAATGCAGCAAAGGAAAATGCTATTAAGGAGTCGGCAGTAACAAATAATGCGACGGATGCGTTGGAAAATGGCTCACCGCTGACTCCTAACATGACTGAGAGCACCCGTAGTAGTATTGCAGATGCTTCGCTGGCAGCTGTGACTCCCTTGGGTATTTCTAATAAGAGTCCAGTGAACTTTTTTAGAAGTGGTAGTCAAGGTAGCCCATGTCGATTGCAAGGGAACTCCACAACGGATGCAGAAGATGAGATGGAGAGTCCCAATGATCGGTTCTCATTTGTAACGTCAGGTATTTCTATTAATGAAGTTCCGTATCTCACGTACGATAGTGGTACGGGTTCCATTCCGCTGTTGACGCAGTTAAATACAAGTGATAATTCAAAGATAAAACATGGAGGGTTGCATCTTGAAGATAGTCCATCACCACGGCAATTCAGAGTTGTAAATGAAGACAAACCCAGCTTTTATTTACAGGACACTACAaccgaagaagaagaaagttcAGCTCATGTAAGTGAGCCAGCTTTACGTGATTCTAACTCGGAGTTTGATGATCGAAGCAGATATTCGTCGTCCTTCGGGCAATCCATGACACCAACTCAGTCACTGGCTGAATACGGGAATGGGCTGCGGGATTTAGAAGAAGATCATCATCTGACACACACTCTGACTGGGAGAATGCCGCAGCGAAGCCGTATGGCCTCGACTGATAGGCATTTGGACAAAAACGTAAGGTTGGTTTCAAGCTATGTGGAGGAGTTAAGACTAAAGTACTTTCCAACTTCAAACTCTCTACAGCCACCAGCTATTCTACCTATAGCTTTAAAGACTAAGAATAACCTGGAACAGCCACAAAATATAAAAGTGAGAATCAGAACCAGCTCAAAACAAATTGGTATCAAACACGGGAAGGCAAAACAAAAGTTATTAAGTTTAGAGACAGCCAACGAAGACGACGACATATTACTCAGTAGAGTGGATCACACGCGAGAATTCCAAGAGCTGCTGGGGAAAGAATCAATATCGAACGAAGACCAGCCTCTTCCGTACGATATTCCAGGTGATGAAGCTTATGATAGTGATGACGTAATGGCTCCCTTAAAAGAACGTAAAGACGACTACCTGCACAGGGCAACTACAAGTTTGAAAAGGACAGACACAGTTACAAGTTATTTCACAAAAAATGTATGCCGTTTTCTAAGTGACAGCAACGCCGAAGAAGGTTATGATACTGCTGATCATTCAACACACACCAATTCTTCTCTGCCCACAGTCGTTCATTCTACTTCCAATCTGGATGTGTCTACAAGCAAGAAACCCCACCGACCCCGACCTGACTCCGCTGATTACAGCTACTATCAAGTGGCATCTGGTTTGAAAGTTACAAACCCTGATTTAGACTCAGAATAA
- the SEC26 gene encoding coatomer subunit beta (similar to Ashbya gossypii ABL112W) produces MTVPLYQPAYTLVYDTNPQNVSYSVSDFQKALEKGSDSDKIETMKRILVTMLDGNPLFELLMHIIRFVMPSKDKRLKKLLYFYWEIVPKLDSEGKLRQEMILVCNAIQHDLQHPNEYIRGNTLRFLTKLKEAELLEQMVPSVRSCLEYRHAYVRKYAILAVYAIYKVSDHLIPDATEIINSFLVAETDPICKRNAFIALADLDRESALSYLQDNIIGLEGLDALLQDAFIEFIRRDAVKTPSLKMQYVDLLQDLLSTATSNEVVYEAATALTMLSNNPSTLLYVSTRLIDLAVKESDNNIKLIVLNRIEEIQSRNPTFLEDLTLDILRVLTSQDLDVCAKALDISLGLVTSRNVDDVVKLLKKELQSTVDNNNDKSQEYRQLLTKTIHKVAIRFVEVSANVVSLLLEFIGELNSEGASGVISFTKDVIEKYPQLREEILQELISALPFVNSAKAYRSALWILGEYSESASDIQNSWKHIRDSIGELPILQSELKNLNEGIEEEEVSDASQAARGPAVLPDGTYVTESALTVDVKNRSLSKEEKNLRPPLRRFILNGYFYTASVLSNTIVKLVLRFKNVSTNQSVIHALNAEGLLILVSILRVGQSTLVEKKIDEDSQERIIIAISMLMDRDGMNDEKKKELLEMAFLEATKSSYKSRLSINQRKVDRRNASIVAKSAEPIDKVITFRQLASIDIRHTPTDTVEEDLHLACKSGSFVAKQEANSITSKLKKIIPLTGFSDPVYAECYITNHQFDVVLDVLLVNQTKETLKNLHVQFATLGDLKIIGNPPSTNVIPHGFHKISITVKVSSADTGVIFGNIIYDGAHGEDSRYVILNDVHVDTMDYIKPAVCDEASFRKMWNAFEWENKLVVKSKLPTLQDYLQKLIEVTHMRVLTPEEAYTDRDGRFLSCNLYSKSTFGEDALANLCIEMDPNTGNIIGEVRIRSKTQGLALTHGDSVAQMGRVANTIKLQNV; encoded by the coding sequence ATGACTGTACCGTTGTATCAGCCGGCTTATACGTTAGTGTATGACACAAATCCTCAAAATGTCAGTTATTCAGTGTCAGATTTCCAAAAGGCATTAGAAAAGGGTTCTGATAGTGACAAGATCGAGACAATGAAGAGGATATTGGTCACAATGTTGGATGGGAACCCATTATTTGAGCTACTGATGCATATAATTAGGTTTGTAATGCCATCGAAAGACAAAAGGTTAAAGAAGTTGCTATACTTTTATTGGGAAATCGTGCCAAAGCTAGATTCCGAAGGTAAATTGAGACAGGAAATGATTCTGGTTTGTAACGCAATTCAGCATGACTTACAGCATCCTAATGAGTATATTAGGGGCAATACACTAAGATTTCTCACTAAATTGAAGGAAGCAGAGCTGTTGGAACAAATGGTTCCATCGGTGCGCTCTTGTTTGGAGTACCGTCATGCATACGTTCGTAAATATGCTATCTTAGCGGTTTATGCCATTTATAAAGTGAGTGATCACTTGATTCCTGATGCAACAGAGATTATCAATTCGTTTTTAGTTGCCGAGACCGATCCCATTTGTAAAAGAAACGCATTTATAGCGTTGGCTGATTTGGATCGTGAATCTGCTCTCAGTTACTTGCAGGATAATATAATCGGACTTGAAGGGTTGGATGCTTTACTGCAGGATGCATTCATCGAATTTATTAGAAGAGATGCTGTCAAAACACCATCTTTGAAGATGCAGTATGTTGATTTGTTGCAAGATTTGTTATCCACGGCCACTTCAAATGAGGTTGTTTACGAGGCGGCTACTGCATTAACTATGTTAAGTAACAATCCATCCACGCTGCTCTACGTTTCCACTCGACTAATTGATTTAGCAGTGAAGGAATCTGATAACAATATCAAGTTGATTGTTTTGAACAGAATCGAGGAAATCCAATCCAGAAATCCAACTTTCTTAGAGGATCTGACTTTAGACATTTTACGTGTTTTAACTAGCCAAGATTTGGATGTTTGTGCTAAGGCTTTGGATATTTCTCTAGGGCTGGTTACTTCTAGgaatgttgatgatgttgtcaagttgttgaagaaggaaTTACAATCGACTGTAGATAATAACAATGATAAATCGCAGGAGTATAGACAGTTGTTGACTAAGACTATTCATAAAGTTGCTATaagatttgttgaagtGTCTGCTAACGTTGTTTCCTTGTTATTGGAATTCATCGGAGAATTGAACTCTGAGGGTGCCAGTGGTGTTATTTCTTTCACGAAAGATGTCATTGAAAAATACCCACAATTGAGGGAAGAGATTCTACAGGAATTAATCAGTGCTCTTCCATTTGTCAATTCTGCTAAGGCCTACAGAAGTGCTTTATGGATCTTGGGAGAATACTCAGAAAGTGCGTCTGATATTCAGAATTCATGGAAGCATATTAGAGATAGTATTGGTGAGCTTCCAATTTTGCAATCAgaattaaagaatttaaatGAGGGAATCGAAGAGGAAGAGGTTTCAGATGCTTCACAAGCTGCTAGAGGTCCAGCTGTGCTTCCAGATGGCACCTATGTTACTGAATCGGCGTTAACTGTTGATGTCAAAAATCGTTCGTTgtcaaaagaagaaaagaactTACGCCCACCTTTACGCCGCTTTATCCTAAACGGTTACTTTTACACAGCCTCTGTTTTGTCCAATACTATTGTCAAACTGGTCCTGcgttttaaaaatgtgTCAACCAATCAATCCGTTATACATGCATTGAATGCAGAGGGTTTGTTGATCTTAGTTAGTATTTTGAGGGTTGGCCAAAGTACTTTGGTTGAAAAAAAGATTGATGAAGACTCTCAGGAAAGAATCATTATTGCCATTTCTATGTTAATGGATCGTGATGGTATGAACGAcgaaaagaagaaggagttATTGGAAATGGCATTTTTGGAGGCAACCAAATCATCATATAAATCCAGATTATCTATTAACCAACGCAAAGTAGACCGAAGAAATGCAAGTATTGTTGCTAAGTCTGCTGAACCAATTGACAAGGTAATTACATTCAGACAGCTTGCTTCTATTGATATCCGTCATACACCAACAGATACTGTTGAGGAAGATTTGCACTTAGCTTGTAAGAGCGGATCGTTTGTTGCCAAACAGGAAGCAAATTCGATAACTTctaaattgaagaaaatcatTCCGTTGACTGGTTTTAGTGATCCTGTTTATGCTGAGTGCTATATCACAAACCATCAATTTGATGTTGTTTTGGATGTCCTCTTGGTCAACCAAACAAAAGAAactttaaagaatttacATGTTCAATTCGCAACATTAGGCGACTTAAAAATCATTGGTAATCCACCAAGTACCAACGTTATACCTCATGGTTTCCACAAAATATCGATCACTGTAAAGGTTTCTAGTGCTGATACTGGcgttatttttggaaatattatttatgatGGAGCACATGGCGAAGACTCTCGCTATgttattttgaatgatgTTCATGTTGATACCATGGATTACATAAAGCCTGCTGTGTGTGATGAGGCTTCATTCCGTAAAATGTGGAATGCATTCGAATGGGAGAATAAGCTAGTTGTGAAATCTAAATTACCAACGTTGCAGGATTATTTGCAAAAGCTGATCGAAGTTACTCATATGAGGGTTTTAACACCTGAGGAGGCATATACTGACAGGGATGGTCGTTTCCTAAGCTGTAATCTATACTCAAAGTCAACGTTTGGCGAAGATGCATTAGCCAATCTATGCATTGAAATGGATCCTAACACTGGTAACATTATAGGTGAGGTTCGTATTCGTTCGAAAACGCAAGGTTTGGCACTTACTCATGGTGACAGTGTGGCTCAAATGGGAAGGGTTGCCAATACCATCAAATTACAGAATGTATGA
- the MRPL7 gene encoding mitochondrial 54S ribosomal protein uL5m (similar to Ashbya gossypii ABL111C), translating to MSCFSCRAFSTSNQVNKSACSLIKPVHHLVKIDKSKLSPRFPELKYAKNDIRSPGFKPVATHQDRIRDHYFNTLQSDLLLINYSHDMKTKVGVKQREWDGSSPYHINRGPKKPKGSVSQLPDIKPIKWDNIPDIKSVVLNCYVSAAKDNQLLPITAALQLQQITGCKPKPLYAKVDVPAWKVRKGTHMGAMVELKGRPMSQFLSTLTEIVLPRIREYAGISNRSGNRFGDISFGLSSSDVRYFPELDSNQDLWPVTFGMNININTTAQTDVQSRTLISGLGFPFHGTEREAQKIKK from the coding sequence AGGTAAATAAGTCTGCATGTTCTTTGATTAAACCAGTCCATCATCTGGTTAAGATTGACAAATCTAAGTTGTCGCCAAGGTTCCCTGAGTTAAAATATGctaaaaatgatatcaGATCTCCTGGGTTTAAACCTGTAGCAACGCATCAAGATCGTATCCGGGACCATTATTTTAATACATTACAAAGTGATCTGCTATTGATCAATTATTCACATGACATGAAGACCAAAGTTGGTGTAAAGCAAAGAGAATGGGATGGCTCTTCCCCATACCATATTAATAGAGGACCCAAGAAGCCGAAGGGCTCAGTATCTCAACTACCAGATATAAAACCCATTAAGTGGGATAATATCCCCGATATTAAATCGGTGGTGCTCAATTGTTATGTTTCAGCCGCGAAAGACAACCAGTTGTTGCCCATAACCGCAGCGttgcaacttcaacaaattaCTGGTTGCAAGCCTAAGCCTTTGTATGCAAAGGTTGATGTTCCTGCTTGGAAGGTCAGAAAGGGTACGCATATGGGCGCAATGGTAGAGTTAAAAGGGCGTCCTATGTCACAATTTCTATCGACATTGACAGAGATCGTACTACCAAGAATTAGAGAATACGCTGGTATTTCGAACCGATCGGGGAATCGGTTCGGTGACATTTCATTTGGATTGAGCAGTAGTGATGTAAGATATTTTCCAGAGCTTGATTCCAATCAGGATTTATGGCCTGTCACTTTTGGTATGAATATTAACATCAACACCACTGCCCAAACTGACGTTCAATCCAGGACCCTAATCAGCGGGTTAGGCTTCCCCTTTCATGGTACAGAAAGGGAAGCtcaaaagataaaaaaataa